Proteins encoded in a region of the Salipiger sp. CCB-MM3 genome:
- a CDS encoding TRAP transporter large permease, giving the protein MLHFLGQFLTLNEIAVAAMFLTFIYMLFRGIPVAMALVGVSLIFVILSQILLDPFRADFKDVIEFDRIGLEYNRLLALSGRLFGNIVNNPVLVALPMFIYMGLMLDQSGVAQRMMHAMQKLFGSLRGGLSLTVLLIGIILAASTGVIGASVTLLGVMALPAMMAQNYSKPIATGTIASAGTLGILIPPSIMLVIMSDQLAISLGDLFMGALFPGLILGALYIVFIVVYGFLSPDSMPAPEKSEHVGWHEVKEVLLAVVPPMLLILLVLGSIFVGVATPTEASGLGALGATVLALLNRKLDWKVFREVARSTLNTAGYITGIFLAANFFAFVLRRYGGDEIVQHLVLSAFDNPYLTIAFILFIVFCLGFLLDWIEITIIIMPLMLPIIQGLDLAVPGFDQVRDPQVVWFAILVAVTLQTSFLTPPVGFALFYLKGVCPPGVTLAHIYKGIIPFVLLQLLGLFIVFEFPALTTWLPAMAYGE; this is encoded by the coding sequence ATGCTGCACTTCCTCGGCCAATTCCTGACGCTGAACGAGATCGCCGTCGCGGCGATGTTCCTGACCTTCATCTACATGCTGTTCCGCGGCATCCCCGTGGCCATGGCGCTGGTGGGCGTGAGCCTGATCTTCGTCATCCTGTCGCAGATCCTGCTCGACCCGTTCCGCGCCGACTTCAAGGACGTGATCGAGTTCGACCGCATTGGGCTGGAATACAACCGCCTGCTGGCGCTTTCGGGCCGCCTCTTCGGTAATATCGTCAACAACCCGGTGCTCGTGGCGCTGCCGATGTTCATCTACATGGGGCTGATGCTCGACCAGTCGGGCGTGGCGCAGCGGATGATGCACGCCATGCAGAAGCTCTTTGGCTCGCTGCGTGGGGGCCTGTCGCTGACCGTGCTGCTGATCGGCATCATCCTCGCGGCCTCCACCGGCGTGATCGGTGCCTCGGTGACGCTGCTGGGGGTGATGGCGCTGCCCGCGATGATGGCGCAGAATTACTCGAAACCCATCGCCACCGGCACCATCGCCTCGGCGGGGACGCTGGGCATCCTGATCCCGCCGTCGATCATGCTGGTGATCATGTCGGACCAGCTGGCGATCTCGCTCGGGGATCTCTTCATGGGGGCGCTCTTTCCGGGGCTGATCCTTGGGGCGCTCTATATCGTCTTCATCGTGGTCTACGGCTTCCTCTCGCCCGACAGCATGCCCGCGCCGGAGAAATCCGAGCACGTGGGCTGGCACGAGGTGAAGGAAGTGCTGCTGGCCGTGGTGCCGCCGATGCTGCTGATCCTGCTGGTGCTGGGCTCGATCTTCGTGGGTGTCGCAACGCCAACCGAAGCCTCTGGCCTCGGCGCGCTCGGCGCGACCGTCCTTGCCCTGCTCAACCGCAAGCTCGACTGGAAAGTGTTCCGCGAGGTGGCGCGCTCGACGCTCAACACCGCCGGCTACATCACCGGCATCTTCCTTGCGGCGAACTTCTTTGCCTTCGTGCTGCGGCGCTACGGCGGGGATGAGATCGTGCAGCATCTGGTGCTCTCGGCCTTCGACAACCCGTATCTGACGATCGCCTTCATCCTGTTCATCGTCTTCTGCCTTGGCTTCCTGCTCGATTGGATCGAGATCACCATCATCATCATGCCGCTGATGCTGCCGATCATCCAAGGGCTCGATCTGGCGGTGCCGGGCTTTGATCAGGTGCGCGACCCGCAGGTGGTCTGGTTCGCCATCCTCGTGGCGGTGACCTTGCAGACCTCCTTCCTGACGCCACCCGTGGGCTTCGCGCTCTTCTATCTCAAGGGCGTCTGCCCGCCGGGGGTCACGCTGGCGCATATCTACAAGGGCATCATCCCCTTCGTGCTGCTGCAGCTTCTGGGCCTGTTCATCGTCTTCGAATTCCCGGCGCTGACCACATGGCTGCCCGCGATGGCCTACGGGGAATGA
- a CDS encoding TRAP transporter small permease subunit, translated as MEDFKVAISDPGEIGRKDQNRGDRLIVHLSNIVAWLFPILMIAICAQVLLRGAGHNQAWLDDLQWWLYGVAVLIGIAYAVTTGSHVRVDIFYDNFAKRKRLIIDIIALVWLFFPFVLLCWDVTLDYALTSIASDEGSSSPNGLHNLWILKTLMNLSFIVIMVAIWSAYVRHLSQLTRPALWKQLLFALPSTIFGVQLIIWYACVGWLMATDPEIDSMRKATRAPIFDDLAFGPWEMKKTIALALVASVVVIVVARLFARKER; from the coding sequence GTGGAGGATTTCAAGGTCGCCATCTCCGACCCCGGAGAGATCGGACGCAAGGACCAGAACCGGGGCGACAGGCTCATCGTGCATCTGTCCAACATCGTCGCCTGGCTGTTTCCCATCCTGATGATCGCCATCTGCGCGCAGGTTCTGCTGCGCGGCGCGGGGCACAACCAAGCCTGGCTCGATGACCTGCAGTGGTGGCTCTACGGCGTCGCCGTGCTGATCGGCATCGCCTATGCGGTGACCACCGGCAGCCACGTGCGGGTCGACATCTTCTACGACAATTTCGCCAAGCGGAAACGGCTGATCATCGACATCATCGCGCTGGTCTGGCTGTTCTTCCCCTTCGTGCTGCTGTGCTGGGACGTGACGCTGGATTATGCGCTGACCTCCATCGCCTCGGACGAAGGCTCGTCGAGCCCCAACGGGCTGCACAACCTGTGGATCCTCAAGACGCTGATGAACCTCAGCTTCATCGTGATCATGGTGGCGATCTGGTCGGCCTATGTGCGCCACCTGTCGCAGCTGACGCGGCCAGCGCTGTGGAAGCAGCTGCTCTTTGCCCTGCCCTCCACCATCTTCGGTGTTCAGCTGATCATCTGGTACGCCTGCGTCGGCTGGCTGATGGCCACCGACCCCGAGATCGACAGCATGCGCAAGGCGACGCGCGCGCCGATCTTCGACGACCTCGCCTTCGGGCCGTGGGAAATGAAAAAGACCATCGCTCTGGCGCTTGTCGCCTCGGTGGTCGTGATTGTTGTGGCGCGTCTCTTCGCGCGTAAGGAGCGCTGA
- a CDS encoding TRAP transporter substrate-binding protein: MINKTFTAVSAAAFAFAGAASAQELLEMTSGYSKNLPILGTAAVNFVDKINNISESVEFEHFDPGELVPSLEMLDAVSNGSVDAAYSTSGYWQGKMPAAGLFAAVPFGPEPGEMLAWMLYDDGMTLFQEMYDTNGYNVHVVLCGSYAPETSGWFKEEITSLEDLKGLNMRFFGLGAEVMQKMGVSTSLLGAGDIFPALERGAIDATEFSMPLVDANLGFYNIAKFNYFPGWHQPATMFELLINKDRWEDLDEKSQKQIEIACMANLTDNFAEGEAKNFPAMVENVEEHGVTIKNWTPEQLKEFEAAWLEVVEELKAEDEMFAKTWADLSEFREGYSTWYNNIYLPRPWK; encoded by the coding sequence ATGATCAACAAGACCTTCACGGCCGTTTCGGCCGCCGCTTTTGCTTTTGCAGGGGCAGCCTCGGCGCAGGAACTGCTCGAGATGACCTCGGGCTATTCCAAGAACCTGCCGATCCTCGGCACCGCGGCGGTCAATTTCGTCGACAAGATCAACAACATCTCGGAAAGCGTCGAGTTCGAGCATTTCGATCCGGGCGAGCTGGTGCCGTCGCTGGAGATGCTCGACGCGGTGTCGAACGGCTCTGTGGATGCGGCCTATTCGACCTCGGGCTACTGGCAGGGCAAGATGCCCGCCGCGGGCCTTTTCGCCGCCGTGCCTTTCGGCCCGGAGCCGGGCGAGATGCTGGCATGGATGCTCTATGACGACGGCATGACGCTGTTCCAGGAGATGTATGACACCAACGGCTACAACGTGCATGTGGTGCTCTGCGGCTCCTACGCGCCCGAAACCTCGGGCTGGTTCAAGGAAGAGATCACCTCGCTTGAGGATCTTAAGGGCCTGAACATGCGCTTCTTCGGCCTTGGCGCCGAGGTGATGCAGAAGATGGGCGTGTCGACCTCGCTGCTGGGCGCGGGCGACATCTTCCCGGCGCTGGAGCGCGGCGCGATCGACGCCACCGAGTTCTCGATGCCGCTGGTGGACGCGAACCTCGGCTTCTACAACATCGCCAAGTTCAACTACTTCCCCGGCTGGCACCAGCCCGCCACCATGTTCGAACTGCTGATCAACAAGGATCGCTGGGAAGATCTGGACGAGAAGAGCCAGAAACAGATCGAGATCGCCTGCATGGCCAACCTCACCGACAACTTCGCCGAAGGCGAGGCCAAGAACTTCCCGGCCATGGTCGAGAACGTCGAAGAGCATGGCGTGACGATCAAGAACTGGACGCCCGAGCAGCTGAAGGAATTCGAAGCGGCGTGGCTTGAGGTGGTGGAAGAACTGAAGGCCGAGGACGAGATGTTCGCCAAGACCTGGGCCGACCTCAGCGAGTTCCGCGAGGGCTACTCCACCTGGTACAACAACATCTACCTGCCGCGTCCCTGGAAATAA
- the purM gene encoding phosphoribosylformylglycinamidine cyclo-ligase → MTEGKNGITYADAGVDIDAGNALVERIKPAAKRTSRSGTMSGLGGFGALFDLKGAGYEDPILVAATDGVGTKLRIAIDTGHVDGVGIDLVAMCVNDLVCQGAEPLFFLDYFATGKLDTDSAARVIEGIAEGCVRSGCALIGGETAEMPGMYPAGDFDLAGFAVGAMERGTDLPSGVVAGDVLLGLASDGVHSNGYSLVRKLVEVSGLGWDADCPWAEGSLGEVLLTPTRLYVKQALAAVRAGGVHALAHITGGGLTENLPRVLPEGCGASIDLGSWELPAIFGWMAEVGGISEAEMLKTFNCGVGMILSVSADRAEALKALLEAEGETVYTLGTVTEGQGVSYEGSLK, encoded by the coding sequence ATGACCGAAGGTAAGAACGGCATCACCTATGCGGATGCAGGCGTGGACATCGATGCGGGCAACGCGCTGGTCGAGCGGATCAAACCCGCGGCCAAACGCACCAGCCGCAGCGGCACGATGTCGGGTCTGGGCGGCTTCGGCGCGCTTTTTGACCTGAAAGGCGCGGGCTATGAGGATCCGATCCTCGTTGCGGCGACCGACGGCGTGGGCACCAAGCTGCGCATCGCGATCGACACCGGCCATGTGGACGGCGTGGGCATCGACCTTGTCGCCATGTGCGTCAACGATCTGGTCTGTCAGGGCGCAGAGCCGCTGTTCTTCCTCGATTATTTCGCCACCGGCAAGCTCGACACCGACAGCGCCGCGCGCGTCATCGAGGGCATCGCCGAGGGCTGTGTGCGCTCGGGCTGCGCGCTCATTGGCGGCGAGACCGCCGAGATGCCGGGCATGTATCCGGCGGGCGATTTCGATCTTGCGGGCTTTGCCGTGGGCGCCATGGAGCGCGGCACCGACCTGCCGAGCGGCGTGGTCGCGGGCGACGTGCTGCTGGGTCTGGCCTCGGATGGCGTGCATTCGAACGGCTACTCGCTGGTGCGCAAGCTGGTCGAAGTTTCCGGCCTTGGCTGGGACGCAGATTGCCCTTGGGCCGAAGGCTCGCTTGGGGAAGTGCTGCTGACCCCGACCCGGCTTTACGTCAAACAGGCGCTGGCGGCGGTCCGCGCGGGCGGCGTGCATGCGCTGGCCCATATCACCGGCGGCGGCCTCACCGAGAACCTGCCGCGCGTGCTGCCTGAGGGCTGCGGCGCGAGTATCGACCTGGGTTCCTGGGAGCTTCCGGCGATCTTCGGCTGGATGGCCGAAGTGGGCGGCATCTCCGAGGCCGAGATGCTCAAGACCTTCAACTGCGGCGTCGGCATGATCCTGTCGGTCTCGGCGGACCGCGCCGAGGCGCTGAAGGCGCTGCTCGAGGCCGAGGGCGAGACGGTCTACACGCTCGGCACCGTGACCGAGGGGCAGGGCGTCTCCTACGAGGGCAGCCTCAAGTGA
- the purN gene encoding phosphoribosylglycinamide formyltransferase, whose protein sequence is MKRVAIFISGGGSNMVTLAESMTGDHPARPVLVLSNNADAGGLKKAEAMGIPTAVVDHRPFKGDRPGFEAALQAELDKAQPDILCLAGFMRVLTAGFVEPWKGRMLNIHPSLLPKYRGLHTHARALEAGDAEHGCTVHEVTPELDDGPLLGQARVPVLAGDTPDTLAARVLEMEHKLYPAVLRRFAADDKTPVLLP, encoded by the coding sequence GTGAAACGCGTCGCGATCTTCATCTCGGGCGGCGGCTCCAACATGGTGACGCTGGCCGAGAGCATGACCGGAGATCACCCGGCCCGCCCGGTTCTGGTACTTTCGAACAACGCCGATGCTGGCGGGCTGAAGAAGGCCGAGGCGATGGGCATTCCCACCGCCGTGGTCGATCACCGCCCGTTCAAGGGCGACCGCCCCGGCTTTGAGGCGGCGCTGCAGGCGGAACTCGACAAGGCGCAGCCCGACATCCTGTGTCTGGCGGGCTTTATGCGCGTGCTAACCGCGGGTTTCGTCGAGCCGTGGAAGGGGCGGATGCTGAACATCCACCCCTCGCTCTTGCCGAAGTATCGCGGGCTGCACACCCATGCGCGGGCGCTGGAGGCGGGCGACGCCGAGCACGGCTGCACCGTGCATGAGGTCACGCCCGAACTGGACGACGGCCCGCTGCTGGGTCAGGCGCGGGTGCCGGTGCTGGCGGGCGACACGCCGGACACGCTGGCCGCGCGCGTGCTGGAGATGGAGCACAAGCTCTATCCCGCGGTGCTCCGCCGCTTTGCCGCGGACGACAAGACGCCGGTGCTGCTGCCTTAA
- the rnd gene encoding ribonuclease D, which translates to MKTLTKTDELAEFCAEAAKAPYVTVDTEFLRERTYYSKLCLIQLAIPGTGEENAVLVDPLVEGLSLDPLMELFRNTDVVKVFHAARQDLEIFFIDNGVIPQPLFDTQVAAMVCGFGEQVGYETLVKRIAKQQLDKSSRFTDWSRRPLTEAQKKYALADVTHLRVIYEFLAAKLEETGRAHWVAEELATLTDPETYITRPEEAWLRVRTRSSSPRFLAIVRELAAFRENYAQTRNIPRNRVFKDDALAELASTKPVTMEDLGRSRLLLREARKGAIAEGILAAVKAGTDAPKESLPQVDASRDQLQVNPALADLLRVLLKAKTETSGVASKLIAPAAELDAIAAGQRDVKALSGWRHEVFGADALRLCAGEIGLAAKGKTVQVIEI; encoded by the coding sequence ATGAAGACATTGACCAAGACGGACGAGCTTGCGGAGTTCTGCGCCGAAGCCGCCAAAGCGCCTTACGTGACCGTGGACACCGAGTTCCTGCGCGAGCGCACCTATTACTCCAAGCTCTGCCTGATCCAGCTGGCGATCCCGGGCACTGGCGAAGAGAATGCCGTTCTGGTCGATCCGCTGGTCGAGGGCCTGTCGCTCGATCCGCTCATGGAGCTGTTCCGCAACACCGATGTGGTCAAAGTCTTCCACGCCGCGCGGCAGGATCTCGAGATTTTCTTCATCGACAACGGCGTGATCCCGCAGCCGCTCTTCGACACGCAGGTCGCCGCGATGGTCTGCGGTTTCGGCGAGCAGGTGGGCTATGAGACGCTGGTCAAGCGCATCGCCAAGCAGCAGCTCGACAAAAGCTCGCGCTTCACCGACTGGTCGCGCCGCCCGCTGACCGAGGCGCAGAAGAAATACGCGCTGGCCGATGTGACGCATCTGCGGGTGATCTACGAGTTTCTCGCCGCCAAGCTCGAAGAGACCGGGCGCGCGCATTGGGTGGCCGAAGAACTGGCGACGCTCACCGATCCCGAGACCTATATCACCCGCCCCGAAGAGGCATGGCTGCGCGTGCGCACCCGCTCGTCGAGCCCGCGGTTTCTGGCCATCGTGCGCGAGCTTGCCGCCTTCCGCGAGAATTACGCGCAGACCCGCAACATCCCGCGCAACCGGGTGTTTAAGGATGACGCGCTGGCCGAGCTTGCCTCGACCAAGCCGGTGACCATGGAAGACCTCGGACGCTCGCGCCTGCTGCTGCGCGAGGCGCGCAAGGGCGCGATCGCCGAGGGCATCCTCGCCGCAGTGAAGGCCGGGACCGACGCGCCCAAGGAAAGCCTGCCGCAGGTCGACGCCAGCCGTGACCAGCTGCAGGTCAACCCGGCGCTGGCGGATCTGCTGCGTGTGCTGCTGAAGGCCAAGACCGAGACCTCCGGCGTCGCCTCGAAACTGATCGCGCCGGCTGCCGAGCTTGACGCGATTGCCGCGGGCCAGCGCGACGTCAAGGCGCTCAGCGGCTGGCGGCACGAGGTGTTCGGCGCCGATGCCCTGCGGCTCTGCGCGGGCGAGATCGGCCTCGCCGCGAAGGGCAAGACGGTTCAGGTCATCGAGATCTGA